A part of Paenibacillus sp. 481 genomic DNA contains:
- a CDS encoding lytic polysaccharide monooxygenase has protein sequence MRHHRFTHPLWSNNATRLAAFGITLLGILGMTGFAENASAHGYIESPASRSYNCNLQVNKNCGNVQWDPYSVEGTKGFPQGGPADGQISSGGIPQFSELNQQSSNRWHKLNIQPGQHTFKWHLTTQHRTTKWHYYITKQGWDSSAPLTRSALDLKPFCSVNDGGKIPPKSVSHSCNVPSDRSGHHLILGVWDVHDTLGAFYQVIDVNIGGSSEAQPGQLAPDTLHRSIKANLDKAVAVATSSTSSTALVDHSSELTCSHHQTGGK, from the coding sequence ATGAGACATCATCGCTTTACACATCCGTTGTGGTCAAACAACGCAACACGATTGGCAGCTTTCGGCATCACGCTTCTAGGTATTTTGGGGATGACAGGGTTCGCTGAGAACGCCTCTGCTCACGGGTACATCGAATCACCAGCAAGCCGCTCGTACAACTGTAATTTGCAAGTGAATAAAAATTGCGGCAATGTGCAGTGGGACCCGTATAGCGTTGAAGGAACCAAAGGCTTCCCACAAGGCGGTCCAGCTGATGGGCAGATTTCCAGCGGAGGTATTCCACAATTCAGTGAGTTGAATCAACAATCCTCGAATCGTTGGCATAAGTTAAATATTCAACCGGGTCAACATACATTCAAATGGCATTTAACAACGCAGCACAGAACGACTAAATGGCACTATTACATCACCAAGCAGGGGTGGGATTCAAGTGCACCGCTTACCCGCTCCGCTCTCGATTTGAAGCCGTTCTGCTCTGTTAATGATGGGGGGAAGATACCTCCTAAATCCGTGTCCCACAGTTGCAACGTTCCATCCGATCGCAGCGGCCATCATTTGATTTTGGGTGTATGGGATGTCCACGACACTCTGGGGGCATTCTATCAAGTTATTGATGTGAACATCGGAGGGAGTAGCGAAGCGCAGCCAGGCCAATTGGCTCCTGATACTCTTCATCGGTCTATTAAAGCGAACTTGGACAAGGCAGTGGCAGTAGCTACAAGTTCTACAAGTTCTACAGCTTTAGTAGACCATTCTAGTGAGCTTACATGCTCGCATCACCAAACTGGGGGGAAATAG
- a CDS encoding M14 family metallopeptidase, whose product MTIPYVVQKGDTYLRICLRYGIHIHALLACNTQISSDDYAVPGQVIYIPQRQANIYVVQPCDTFYAIALRFHVPAQVLANANPTIDPRSLVVGQSLTIPYVFNDDDVKKKAEYGYMQLIRDVERLKQCCPIVRTETIGYSVLGKPIVAIALGNGPIAIHANGAVHANEWVTSALLMKFAEDYAQAYEGGSSHQQWNVQDSFARTTLWIVPMANPDGVELAQEGITPQHPYYKQLNVWNGGSRRFQRWKANVNGVDLNDQFPAHWEEEQARRGRTGPGPLNFGGQRPLSEPEAIALASFTDRIPFALALSFHTQGQEIYWNYRDYEPAESERWAERFQLASGYRAVKLSGSDAGYKDWFIQQYRKPGFTIEVGNGISPLPLMDFDSMYREVSAILIEAISGTGVG is encoded by the coding sequence GTGACAATTCCTTATGTTGTGCAAAAAGGGGATACGTATTTACGGATTTGCTTGCGTTATGGTATTCATATCCATGCGCTGCTTGCCTGTAATACGCAAATTTCATCGGACGATTATGCTGTGCCCGGACAAGTTATTTATATTCCACAGCGGCAAGCGAATATCTATGTTGTGCAACCTTGTGACACGTTTTATGCGATTGCCTTGCGGTTCCATGTGCCCGCTCAAGTGCTGGCAAATGCCAATCCTACGATAGATCCGCGCAGCTTAGTCGTGGGTCAAAGTTTGACCATACCTTATGTGTTTAATGATGATGATGTGAAAAAGAAAGCCGAGTACGGCTACATGCAATTGATACGCGATGTGGAAAGATTGAAGCAGTGCTGCCCCATCGTGCGGACAGAAACGATTGGCTATAGCGTATTAGGAAAGCCCATTGTTGCCATTGCACTAGGCAATGGGCCAATTGCCATTCATGCCAATGGTGCCGTTCATGCCAATGAATGGGTAACTTCGGCCTTATTGATGAAGTTTGCTGAAGATTACGCACAGGCCTATGAAGGTGGGAGCTCACATCAGCAGTGGAACGTACAAGATTCATTTGCACGCACAACGCTGTGGATCGTGCCGATGGCCAATCCAGACGGCGTGGAGCTTGCGCAGGAAGGAATTACGCCTCAGCATCCCTATTATAAGCAGCTGAACGTATGGAACGGAGGCTCGCGCCGTTTTCAACGCTGGAAGGCGAATGTAAACGGTGTAGACCTAAATGATCAATTTCCTGCCCATTGGGAAGAGGAGCAAGCAAGACGAGGTCGTACCGGGCCGGGTCCGCTCAACTTTGGCGGACAGCGTCCGCTTTCAGAACCGGAAGCAATCGCTTTAGCTTCCTTTACCGACCGTATTCCGTTTGCGTTGGCCTTATCGTTTCATACGCAAGGTCAAGAAATTTATTGGAATTATCGGGATTACGAACCGGCAGAATCCGAACGATGGGCAGAACGCTTTCAATTGGCGAGCGGCTATCGGGCTGTTAAGCTTTCCGGCAGCGATGCTGGGTACAAAGATTGGTTTATTCAACAATATCGTAAGCCTGGCTTCACGATCGAGGTCGGTAACGGGATAAGTCCGCTGCCGCTAATGGATTTTGATTCCATGTATCGCGAAGTGTCGGCTATATTGATCGAAGCGATAAGTGGTACGGGAGTGGGATAG
- a CDS encoding glycine betaine uptake BCCT transporter, whose translation MVFTISVIIILAFVIWGLLAPDQLAEQSSAALSFTTERFGWFYLITALVILVYCLVIAFGRYGNITLGSDDDEPEYSNMSWFAMLFSAGMGIGLVFWGVAEPMSHYMTPPGGEGMSSEAARQALRYSFFHWGLHPWGIYTLVSLGLAYFTFRKGYKGLISWTFYPLLGKKVEGPIGKTIDILAIIATAFGVATSLGLGVMQINGGLTHIFGIPNNVVVQVIIIAVVTVLFLTSAVSGLDKGIRILSNTNLIIAVGLLLFTLLLGPTSFIVDSFTMTLGGYLQNIIQMSLRMTPFSDSSWVANWTLFYWAWWIAWAPFVGSFIARVSKGRTIKEFVLGTLLVPSGFSFIWFSVFGNTALYFEMFKGLPIAEAVKQDITSALFITLEYLPWGSFLAVLATLLIVTFFITSADSATFVLGMMSTNGNPNPSFAVKLAWGIFQSLIATVLLVGGGLEALQTASILTALPFAVILLGMCVSLSKALHKEDRERRQLEKKRRKKLDMLLENDS comes from the coding sequence ATGGTTTTTACAATTTCTGTTATTATTATTTTAGCTTTTGTCATATGGGGATTGCTTGCACCTGATCAATTGGCTGAACAGTCTAGTGCGGCATTGTCGTTTACGACGGAAAGATTTGGTTGGTTTTATTTAATTACGGCACTCGTTATTTTGGTGTACTGTCTCGTTATCGCATTCGGCAGATATGGAAACATTACGCTAGGAAGCGATGACGATGAGCCGGAGTATTCAAATATGTCATGGTTTGCCATGCTGTTTAGTGCAGGGATGGGGATTGGGCTTGTCTTCTGGGGAGTGGCAGAACCGATGAGTCACTATATGACACCGCCTGGTGGTGAAGGGATGTCATCAGAAGCGGCTCGGCAAGCGCTGCGATATTCATTTTTCCACTGGGGACTGCATCCTTGGGGGATTTACACGCTTGTGTCACTAGGACTAGCCTATTTTACGTTCCGCAAAGGGTACAAAGGACTGATTAGCTGGACGTTTTATCCGCTACTTGGCAAAAAAGTGGAAGGACCGATCGGCAAGACGATCGATATATTGGCGATCATTGCGACTGCGTTTGGAGTGGCGACATCGCTTGGACTTGGCGTTATGCAAATTAACGGCGGATTAACGCATATTTTCGGTATTCCGAACAATGTAGTTGTACAAGTCATTATTATCGCGGTTGTTACAGTGTTGTTCCTTACGTCAGCCGTGTCCGGATTAGATAAAGGAATTCGTATACTGAGCAATACGAACTTGATTATCGCAGTAGGCCTGCTGCTATTTACGTTGTTACTCGGGCCGACTTCCTTTATTGTTGACTCGTTTACGATGACATTGGGCGGGTATTTGCAAAATATTATCCAGATGAGCTTGCGCATGACTCCGTTTAGCGATAGCTCGTGGGTAGCGAATTGGACCTTGTTCTATTGGGCGTGGTGGATTGCTTGGGCGCCATTTGTCGGTTCCTTTATTGCGCGTGTATCCAAAGGGCGCACGATTAAGGAATTTGTGCTTGGCACACTGCTTGTACCTAGTGGATTCAGCTTTATTTGGTTTTCCGTATTTGGTAATACGGCTCTGTATTTTGAGATGTTTAAAGGACTACCTATTGCTGAAGCGGTTAAACAAGACATTACGTCAGCCTTGTTCATCACGCTTGAATACTTGCCGTGGGGCAGCTTTTTGGCCGTACTGGCTACGCTGCTTATCGTCACCTTTTTTATTACGTCAGCCGACTCTGCGACTTTCGTGTTAGGTATGATGTCGACGAATGGCAATCCGAACCCATCCTTTGCTGTGAAGCTGGCATGGGGCATATTTCAATCGCTAATTGCCACAGTGCTGCTCGTAGGTGGCGGCTTGGAGGCGCTGCAAACGGCATCTATTTTAACCGCGCTGCCATTTGCCGTCATCTTGCTAGGGATGTGCGTCTCGTTGTCTAAAGCGCTACATAAAGAAGATCGTGAACGACGGCAGTTGGAGAAGAAGCGCCGCAAAAAGCTCGATATGTTGCTGGAAAATGATTCGTAG
- a CDS encoding O-methyltransferase, with product MSNEAVENYLEQLYPVNPVFNRIRERIAEFGLRDISVPDGYGRLLTMLVRLSGATHALEIGALGGYSGCCLLLGLPADGRLVSLELKADYAELAKGSLIEAGFGERVEYRIGEALDSLAQLEAEGARFDFFFIDADKENYINYLEYAIKLARPGAIIAADNLMLRGRTLDEGKQGPSVQAMRRFNEIIATDERLESTMLPAYDGLALAIVRK from the coding sequence ATGTCAAATGAAGCGGTAGAAAATTATTTAGAACAGCTATATCCAGTTAATCCGGTGTTTAATCGTATTCGTGAACGAATCGCTGAATTTGGGTTGCGTGACATTTCTGTTCCAGACGGCTATGGCCGTTTATTAACGATGCTTGTTCGCCTATCGGGTGCGACACATGCACTTGAAATAGGGGCGCTAGGCGGCTACAGCGGCTGCTGCTTGCTCTTAGGATTACCAGCTGACGGACGACTGGTGTCGCTGGAATTGAAGGCTGATTATGCTGAGCTGGCAAAGGGAAGCTTAATAGAAGCGGGCTTTGGTGAACGTGTCGAATATCGCATCGGTGAAGCACTGGATTCACTAGCTCAATTGGAAGCAGAGGGAGCTCGGTTTGACTTCTTCTTTATCGATGCAGATAAAGAGAATTATATAAACTACTTAGAGTACGCGATTAAGCTAGCACGTCCAGGAGCTATTATTGCGGCAGACAATTTGATGCTGCGCGGTCGTACCCTTGATGAAGGGAAGCAAGGCCCATCCGTGCAAGCGATGCGTCGCTTCAATGAAATCATAGCTACGGATGAGCGCTTGGAAAGCACGATGCTGCCTGCTTACGATGGCTTAGCGCTTGCTATTGTCCGCAAATGA
- a CDS encoding sodium-dependent transporter, which translates to MSSQEQWTSKLGFILASAGSAIGLGAIWKFPNVVATSGGGAFFLIFLLFTLGIGLPLLLAEFFIGRSTGKEAISAYRELAPTSRWHWTGYLGMGTCFLLLSYYSVVGGWILLYLGRAMTGGLLVDGRDYGALFGSTVSDPYMAVIAQFAFMLITIIVVGRGIKGGIERASRILMPGLFILFLVLMVRSLTLPGMSEGLAYFLMPDFEKLTSKAVLYALGQSFFCLSVGVSVMVTYSSYLNKKESLTRSAVSVVALNVLTSLMAGLAIFPALFALGMKPEEGPGLLFNTLPALFEQMPYGGIFIALFLALFLFATLTSAFSMLEILVSAYARGEVTKRKRLSWVFGGLIFVVGIPSALSFGVWSDVQLFGKSIFDAADYAVSNVLMPLGVLLISLFVGFRFPKARLQEELKSEHPWWRKGLTLYIMLLRYVIPVIIVIVFLNALNLLPV; encoded by the coding sequence ATGTCATCTCAAGAACAATGGACATCAAAGCTAGGCTTTATACTAGCATCTGCCGGATCGGCCATCGGTTTAGGTGCGATTTGGAAATTTCCGAACGTCGTCGCGACGAGCGGGGGCGGCGCTTTCTTTCTTATCTTCCTCCTGTTTACATTAGGAATTGGTTTACCGTTGCTGTTGGCTGAATTTTTTATTGGTCGCAGCACGGGAAAAGAAGCGATCTCAGCTTATCGTGAGCTGGCTCCAACAAGCCGTTGGCATTGGACGGGTTACCTTGGTATGGGTACATGCTTTTTGCTACTATCGTATTACAGCGTTGTAGGAGGATGGATATTACTATACCTCGGACGGGCAATGACCGGAGGACTGCTTGTTGATGGACGCGACTATGGAGCGTTATTCGGTAGTACCGTCTCTGATCCGTACATGGCCGTGATTGCCCAATTTGCATTTATGCTGATCACGATCATCGTCGTCGGACGAGGAATTAAGGGCGGGATTGAGCGAGCAAGTCGGATTTTGATGCCAGGCTTGTTTATTCTGTTTCTCGTACTGATGGTGCGCTCGCTGACGTTGCCGGGAATGAGTGAAGGGCTTGCTTACTTTTTGATGCCGGATTTCGAAAAATTAACGTCAAAAGCGGTGCTATACGCACTCGGGCAATCGTTCTTCTGTTTAAGTGTCGGGGTGTCCGTTATGGTCACATACAGTTCTTATTTGAACAAAAAAGAGTCGTTAACGCGCTCAGCAGTGTCGGTTGTTGCATTGAACGTGCTTACGTCGCTGATGGCGGGGCTTGCGATTTTCCCGGCGTTGTTTGCACTCGGAATGAAGCCGGAGGAAGGCCCAGGGTTGCTGTTTAATACTTTGCCAGCGCTGTTTGAACAGATGCCGTATGGCGGAATATTTATTGCGTTGTTCTTGGCGCTGTTCTTATTTGCGACACTGACGTCAGCGTTCTCCATGCTTGAAATTCTCGTATCCGCGTATGCGCGGGGCGAGGTTACGAAACGGAAGCGGTTGAGCTGGGTTTTCGGCGGCCTTATTTTTGTGGTCGGTATTCCGTCAGCCTTGTCGTTTGGCGTCTGGTCCGATGTGCAGCTGTTCGGAAAGTCGATCTTCGATGCGGCAGACTATGCGGTGTCCAACGTGCTTATGCCGTTGGGTGTGCTACTTATCTCCTTGTTTGTCGGTTTCCGTTTTCCGAAGGCTCGCTTGCAAGAGGAATTGAAGTCAGAGCATCCGTGGTGGCGTAAGGGTCTTACTTTATACATCATGCTGTTGCGTTATGTGATCCCAGTTATTATTGTTATTGTATTTTTAAACGCGCTAAACTTGTTGCCTGTGTAA
- a CDS encoding LTA synthase family protein has product MKPTMYGTERPMTANRLLLQLLRRVDILFFVMIIMWKLAWFNRTLAIPNMSTVPSDRLVALGAILIVGAWTLWLSQRWRTFMLMLLNIVLTLIIFSDLVYYRYFQDFITVPVLLQATQVSSLGDSIASLIHVTDITLFIDWLVLIPLSIYVFRTERRAARQLHLAAPTVRNSHSRWKRTISVAATLACGAFLIAAPIQQATSTWAKGILVGNWWNPAIYNVTGLLGFHGYDIYRYAQDNLFGGATLAVDEEQQIREWLDKHRPQLQGPPAAFGKYKDSNVIVLQAEAFENFVIGQKVNGQEITPNLNALAKESMYFNRFFHQTAQGRTSDADFTVHASLHPLPTGSVFIRYPDHAYDMLPLLLKQQGYATGAYHAYDASFWNRYIMYGNMGYDQFMSKNDYKMDEPLGWSLGDRSFFRQSVERMAQGNQPFYSYLVGLTSHHPYNLPQEAQKLNVAPHDGTMFGDYLQSIHYVDAAVGEMIKDLKQRGLWDKTIFVFYGDHDNSILETEPLAQLLQKDISKLDMIEMKGQVPLLIHLPDGANAGTYDRVSGQLDIAPTLLHWLGIDTSDKTMMGTNLLNDDNRLVVQRNGSATDGKVFYVPSADGLFENGTCYKYDTRQPIAVAQCKPQADEAKRRLQVSDLIITRNAIQTMRESK; this is encoded by the coding sequence ATGAAGCCGACAATGTACGGAACAGAGCGCCCAATGACAGCAAACCGTTTGCTGTTGCAACTGCTGCGGCGCGTAGACATTTTGTTTTTTGTCATGATCATCATGTGGAAGCTTGCTTGGTTTAACCGTACGCTCGCGATCCCGAATATGAGCACGGTACCAAGCGATCGTTTAGTCGCATTAGGTGCTATTTTAATTGTCGGCGCATGGACGCTATGGTTATCACAGCGCTGGCGCACCTTTATGCTGATGCTGCTTAATATCGTCCTGACACTGATCATTTTTTCTGATTTAGTCTATTATCGTTATTTTCAAGATTTCATAACAGTTCCTGTACTGCTTCAAGCTACTCAAGTCAGTTCACTTGGCGATAGTATCGCTTCACTGATTCATGTGACCGATATTACATTGTTTATAGATTGGCTTGTTCTTATTCCGTTGTCGATATATGTGTTTCGTACGGAACGTAGAGCAGCACGTCAGCTCCACCTAGCTGCGCCTACTGTACGCAACTCTCATTCGAGATGGAAGCGAACGATTAGCGTCGCGGCTACCCTTGCTTGCGGTGCCTTTTTAATTGCTGCACCTATACAACAAGCGACGAGTACTTGGGCGAAAGGAATACTTGTCGGTAACTGGTGGAACCCCGCTATTTATAATGTAACGGGCTTGCTCGGGTTTCACGGTTATGACATCTACCGTTATGCACAGGATAACTTGTTTGGCGGCGCTACCTTAGCCGTGGATGAAGAACAGCAAATCCGCGAATGGCTGGACAAGCATCGGCCACAGTTGCAAGGACCTCCTGCCGCTTTTGGTAAGTATAAGGACAGCAATGTCATTGTATTGCAAGCAGAAGCGTTTGAGAACTTTGTTATCGGTCAAAAAGTAAACGGCCAAGAAATTACGCCAAACTTGAACGCGCTCGCAAAGGAAAGCATGTATTTTAACCGTTTCTTCCATCAGACTGCGCAAGGAAGAACGTCCGATGCCGATTTCACGGTGCATGCCAGCCTACATCCGTTACCGACAGGCTCTGTCTTTATACGTTATCCGGATCATGCCTATGATATGCTGCCGTTGCTACTCAAACAGCAAGGCTATGCGACAGGTGCTTATCACGCCTATGATGCGAGCTTCTGGAATCGGTATATCATGTATGGCAATATGGGTTATGACCAGTTTATGAGCAAGAACGATTACAAGATGGACGAGCCACTGGGATGGTCACTTGGTGATCGCTCCTTTTTCCGACAGTCTGTGGAACGGATGGCGCAAGGAAATCAACCTTTTTACAGTTATTTAGTCGGACTTACCAGTCATCATCCATATAACTTGCCGCAGGAAGCACAAAAGCTGAATGTTGCGCCACATGATGGCACGATGTTCGGGGATTATTTGCAGTCGATTCACTATGTAGATGCCGCCGTTGGTGAGATGATCAAGGACTTGAAACAGCGTGGCCTCTGGGACAAGACGATTTTTGTCTTTTACGGAGACCATGACAATTCCATACTGGAAACCGAGCCTCTTGCCCAACTGCTGCAAAAGGACATTTCAAAGTTGGATATGATCGAGATGAAAGGCCAAGTGCCGCTGCTGATTCATTTGCCGGACGGCGCTAATGCTGGGACGTATGATCGAGTAAGCGGACAGCTCGATATTGCGCCAACACTACTTCATTGGCTAGGCATCGATACGTCAGATAAGACGATGATGGGTACGAATTTGCTCAATGATGACAATCGACTTGTCGTGCAGCGCAACGGATCGGCTACGGACGGTAAAGTGTTCTATGTACCATCAGCAGACGGGTTGTTCGAAAATGGCACATGCTACAAGTACGACACTCGTCAACCAATCGCTGTTGCTCAATGTAAGCCGCAAGCTGACGAAGCGAAACGAAGGCTGCAAGTGTCTGATTTAATCATTACAAGAAACGCGATCCAGACGATGCGTGAATCTAAATAA
- a CDS encoding sodium-dependent transporter — protein sequence MKSEQWSSKLGFILASAGSAIGLGAIWKFPNVVATSGGGAFFLVFALFTLGIGLPLLLAEFLIGRSTGKEAVSAYRHLAPGSRWHWIGYLGMATCSLLLSFYSVVGGWIVLYFLRGVSGTLLEANRDYGAFFGQTTADPWAAVLSQAAFMLLTIVVVAQGVKQGIERASRIMMPGLFLLFLVLIVRSLSLPGMEAGLVYFLKPDFSQLSSEAVLYALGQSFFCLSVGGSCMVTYSSYLSKQEPLGKPAVSVVGLNLMTSLMAGIAIFPALFALGMKPVEGPGLLFVTLPAVFEQLPYGSVFITVFLALFLFATLTSAFSLLEIVVAAFAHGDAARRRKMCWLIGSIIFALGVPSALSFGIGKDIVWMGKTVFDLADFAVSNVLLPLGVLLISVFVGYRFPMSILREEWSKMSPWWRKGLGVYLFLLRFVLPIIVLIVFLNGMNWLPF from the coding sequence ATGAAATCAGAACAATGGAGTTCCAAGCTTGGGTTTATACTGGCGTCAGCTGGTTCGGCCATCGGTCTCGGAGCCATTTGGAAATTCCCGAACGTGGTGGCTACGAGCGGTGGTGGCGCCTTTTTTCTCGTCTTCGCCTTATTTACGTTAGGGATCGGCTTACCGCTGTTGTTAGCGGAGTTTCTAATTGGACGCAGTACAGGGAAAGAAGCGGTGTCGGCCTACCGCCATTTAGCTCCAGGGAGCCGTTGGCACTGGATTGGTTACCTCGGTATGGCGACATGCTCACTGTTGCTGTCTTTCTACAGCGTCGTGGGCGGTTGGATTGTCCTTTATTTTTTGCGTGGAGTAAGCGGCACTTTGTTGGAAGCAAACCGTGACTACGGTGCGTTTTTTGGTCAGACAACCGCTGACCCATGGGCGGCTGTGTTGTCGCAAGCTGCATTTATGTTGCTGACGATTGTCGTCGTCGCGCAAGGCGTTAAGCAAGGAATTGAGCGTGCAAGCCGGATTATGATGCCGGGCTTGTTTTTATTATTTTTAGTGCTAATCGTACGTTCGCTGTCGCTTCCTGGGATGGAGGCTGGCTTGGTTTACTTCTTGAAGCCAGATTTCAGCCAATTATCGTCAGAAGCAGTCCTATACGCACTAGGTCAATCGTTCTTCTGCTTAAGCGTAGGCGGATCGTGTATGGTAACGTATAGCTCCTATTTAAGTAAGCAGGAGCCACTTGGTAAACCAGCCGTATCCGTCGTTGGCTTAAACTTGATGACATCGCTAATGGCCGGAATTGCCATTTTCCCAGCCTTGTTCGCGCTTGGGATGAAGCCAGTAGAAGGACCAGGGCTGCTGTTCGTTACGCTGCCAGCCGTATTTGAGCAATTGCCATACGGTAGTGTTTTTATAACCGTATTTTTAGCATTGTTTCTATTTGCTACATTGACATCGGCATTCTCGTTGTTGGAAATTGTCGTTGCGGCATTTGCGCATGGTGATGCGGCCCGCCGTCGCAAAATGTGCTGGTTGATCGGTTCGATCATTTTCGCGCTCGGTGTTCCATCTGCGCTTTCATTTGGCATCGGCAAGGATATCGTATGGATGGGCAAAACGGTGTTCGATTTGGCTGATTTTGCCGTTTCGAACGTATTACTACCGCTCGGTGTACTACTGATTTCGGTGTTTGTTGGCTATCGTTTCCCGATGTCTATATTGCGGGAAGAATGGTCGAAGATGTCACCATGGTGGCGTAAAGGGTTGGGCGTCTATTTGTTCTTGCTACGTTTCGTCCTGCCGATTATCGTACTTATCGTGTTTTTGAACGGAATGAACTGGCTGCCGTTTTAA
- a CDS encoding DUF1450 domain-containing protein: MANDIRICDKCKHIKMKTFLPKVQKLDPEADVKVGCKSYCGPCAKRVFIYVNGRYITAPTEDECLEKAKQFVK, translated from the coding sequence ATGGCGAATGACATACGTATTTGTGATAAATGCAAACATATTAAAATGAAAACCTTTTTACCAAAAGTGCAAAAGCTCGACCCTGAAGCAGACGTTAAAGTAGGTTGCAAATCGTATTGTGGCCCGTGCGCGAAACGAGTATTTATTTATGTTAACGGTCGTTATATCACGGCACCAACAGAAGATGAGTGCCTTGAGAAGGCAAAGCAGTTTGTGAAATAG
- a CDS encoding THUMP domain-containing class I SAM-dependent RNA methyltransferase: protein MSQSWSLIATAPMGLESIVARELQELGFENIKTENGRVRFTGGPLEVCRANLWLRTSDRVLICMGEFPAKTFDELFEGTKALPWHEWITEDGEFPVDGRSLKSQLSSVPACQGIVKKAIVEQLKQHYHTEWFHEDGPRYRVEVSLLNDRAMLTLDTTGAGLHKRGYRKLTGVAPIKETMAAALVLLSRWNPSRPLYDPFCGSGTLLIEAAMIGWNVAPGLRRTFSSEGWPIIPDSVWEDARDEAFDAVQDDIELQLTGSDISPEAIELAKAAAKSAGFAREIDFHVAPISKARPEGEYGVIITNPPYGERLSDTKEVEQMVRQLGFMAKVLPTWSLFSISPSKQFEHYFGRPADRRRKLYNGTIECQYYQYLGPLPPRQPRSESEQ from the coding sequence ATGAGTCAAAGTTGGTCATTAATTGCTACAGCCCCGATGGGATTGGAGTCAATTGTCGCACGTGAGCTGCAGGAATTAGGTTTTGAAAATATAAAAACGGAGAACGGTCGCGTCCGCTTTACTGGCGGCCCGCTAGAAGTTTGTCGAGCTAACCTTTGGCTGCGTACTTCTGATCGGGTTCTTATTTGCATGGGCGAATTTCCTGCCAAGACGTTCGATGAGCTGTTCGAAGGCACGAAAGCTTTGCCGTGGCACGAATGGATTACAGAAGACGGTGAATTTCCTGTCGACGGACGCTCCCTTAAATCGCAGTTGTCAAGCGTCCCAGCTTGCCAAGGTATCGTAAAGAAAGCCATTGTTGAACAATTAAAGCAGCACTATCATACCGAATGGTTCCATGAAGATGGGCCGCGCTATCGCGTCGAGGTGTCGCTCTTAAATGATCGCGCGATGCTCACGTTAGATACAACTGGAGCTGGCTTACATAAGCGCGGCTACCGGAAACTGACAGGTGTCGCGCCAATCAAGGAAACGATGGCTGCTGCACTTGTGTTGCTTAGCCGCTGGAATCCGAGCCGCCCATTGTACGATCCGTTCTGCGGTTCAGGCACGCTGCTGATCGAGGCAGCGATGATTGGCTGGAACGTCGCGCCAGGCTTGCGTCGTACGTTTTCGTCTGAAGGATGGCCCATCATTCCCGATTCTGTGTGGGAAGATGCACGTGATGAAGCATTTGATGCGGTACAAGACGATATCGAGCTGCAATTAACCGGTTCTGATATTAGTCCGGAAGCCATCGAACTGGCTAAAGCTGCGGCTAAGAGCGCTGGCTTTGCCCGTGAAATTGACTTCCACGTGGCACCGATATCCAAGGCACGCCCCGAGGGCGAATATGGCGTCATTATTACGAACCCGCCGTACGGTGAGCGACTAAGTGACACCAAGGAAGTGGAGCAAATGGTGCGCCAACTTGGCTTTATGGCCAAAGTACTGCCAACTTGGTCCTTATTCTCGATTAGCCCGAGCAAACAATTCGAGCATTATTTCGGTCGCCCTGCGGACAGGCGCCGCAAGTTGTATAACGGAACGATTGAATGTCAGTATTATCAATACCTAGGTCCGCTGCCACCGCGTCAGCCACGTAGCGAATCTGAGCAGTAA